The proteins below are encoded in one region of Citrobacter enshiensis:
- the kdpD gene encoding two-component system sensor histidine kinase KdpD, translated as MNDEPLRPDPDRLLEQTSAPHRGKLKIFFGACAGVGKTWAMLAEAQRLRAQGLDILIGVVETHGRKETAALLEGLAILPLKRHAHRGRHINDFDLDAALARRPALLLMDELAHSNAPGSRHPRRWQDIEELLEAGIDVFTTVNVQHLESLNDVVSGVTGIHVRETVPDPFFDAADEVVLVDLPPDDLRQRLNEGKVYIAGQAERAIEHFFRKGNLIALRELALRRTADRVDDQMRAWRDRQGEEKVWHTRDAILLCIGHNTGSEKLVRAAARLASRLGSIWHAVYVETPALHRLPEKQRRAILSALRLAQELGAETATLSDPAEEKAVVRYAREHNLGKIVMGRPTTRRWWRSDSFAERLAKRAPDLDQVIVALDEPPARPLAHAPDTRTFKDKWRVQIQGCIVAAALCAFTTLIAMQWLVAFDAANLVMLYLLGVVVIALFYGRWPSVVATIINVVSFDLFFIAPRGTLAVSDVQYLLTFAVMLTVGLVIGNLTAGVRYQARVARYREQRTRHLYEMSKALAVGRSRLDIATTSEQFIASTFQARSQVLLPDENGKLRPLTQQQGITPWDDAIAQWSFDKGQPAGAGTDTLPGVPYQILPLKSADKTHGLVVVEPDNLRQLMIPEQQRLLETFTLLVASALERLMLTASEELARLASERESLRNALLAALSHDLRTPLTVLFGQAEILTLDLASEGSPHAHQANEIRQHVLNTTRLVNNLLDMARIQSGGFNLKKEWLTLEEVVGSALQMLEPGLTHPINLSLPEPLTLIHVDGPLFERVLINLLENAVKYAGVQATIGIDAHIDGDHLTLDVWDNGTGIPQGQERSIFDKFARGNKESAVPGVGLGLAICQAIVEVHGGTIAAQNRPQGGACFRVTLPQESPPELEDFHEDM; from the coding sequence CACAACGGTTACGGGCGCAAGGGCTGGATATCTTGATCGGCGTGGTGGAAACCCACGGACGCAAAGAGACCGCCGCGCTGCTGGAAGGACTCGCCATCCTCCCGCTCAAACGCCATGCGCATCGTGGACGGCATATCAACGACTTTGATCTCGATGCCGCCCTCGCACGCCGTCCGGCACTGCTACTGATGGATGAACTGGCGCACAGTAACGCGCCGGGCTCACGTCATCCCCGTCGCTGGCAGGATATTGAAGAACTGCTGGAGGCGGGGATCGACGTTTTTACGACCGTTAACGTTCAGCATCTGGAAAGTCTGAACGATGTCGTCAGCGGCGTGACGGGGATTCACGTTCGTGAAACCGTCCCCGACCCGTTTTTTGATGCCGCCGACGAAGTGGTGCTGGTCGACCTCCCTCCTGACGATCTCCGCCAGCGCCTCAACGAAGGTAAAGTGTATATCGCCGGTCAGGCAGAACGGGCAATCGAGCATTTCTTTCGCAAAGGGAATCTGATCGCCCTGCGTGAACTGGCGCTGCGCCGTACCGCTGACCGGGTAGACGACCAGATGCGAGCATGGCGCGACCGTCAGGGTGAAGAAAAGGTCTGGCATACCCGCGACGCCATACTATTGTGCATCGGGCATAATACCGGCAGCGAAAAGCTGGTACGCGCGGCGGCCCGGCTGGCTTCGCGACTTGGCAGCATCTGGCACGCGGTGTATGTGGAAACGCCCGCGCTGCACCGGTTACCGGAAAAACAACGACGTGCGATCCTCAGCGCGCTGCGACTGGCCCAGGAGCTGGGCGCTGAAACCGCCACGCTTTCCGACCCTGCTGAAGAGAAAGCCGTCGTGCGCTATGCCAGAGAACATAATCTCGGCAAAATCGTCATGGGGCGCCCCACCACACGCCGCTGGTGGCGCAGCGATTCCTTTGCCGAGCGACTGGCAAAACGCGCGCCGGATCTCGATCAGGTCATTGTTGCGCTGGATGAGCCGCCCGCCCGTCCTCTGGCGCACGCCCCCGATACCCGCACCTTTAAAGACAAATGGCGGGTACAAATTCAGGGCTGCATCGTCGCCGCCGCACTTTGTGCCTTCACCACCCTTATCGCCATGCAGTGGCTGGTGGCCTTCGACGCCGCGAACCTGGTGATGCTGTATCTGCTGGGTGTGGTCGTGATCGCCCTCTTTTATGGTCGCTGGCCGTCGGTGGTGGCGACCATTATTAACGTTGTCAGTTTCGACCTCTTTTTTATTGCTCCCCGGGGCACCCTCGCCGTCTCAGACGTACAGTATCTGCTGACCTTTGCCGTGATGTTAACGGTCGGTTTGGTGATTGGGAATCTGACGGCTGGGGTCCGTTATCAGGCGCGCGTCGCCCGCTACCGCGAACAACGCACCCGCCATCTTTACGAAATGTCGAAAGCGCTGGCGGTCGGACGCAGCAGGCTGGATATCGCGACCACCAGCGAGCAGTTTATCGCCTCCACATTTCAGGCGCGCAGCCAGGTTTTACTGCCCGATGAAAACGGCAAACTGAGGCCCCTGACGCAGCAACAGGGCATCACGCCCTGGGATGACGCCATCGCCCAGTGGAGCTTTGATAAGGGCCAGCCTGCCGGTGCGGGGACTGACACGTTGCCCGGCGTGCCGTATCAAATCCTGCCCTTAAAAAGTGCGGATAAAACACACGGTCTGGTGGTTGTCGAGCCGGACAATCTTCGCCAGTTGATGATCCCGGAACAGCAGCGTCTGCTGGAAACATTCACCCTGCTGGTCGCCAGTGCCCTTGAGCGTCTGATGCTCACGGCCAGTGAAGAACTGGCCCGCCTCGCCAGCGAACGCGAAAGCCTGCGTAATGCCCTGCTCGCCGCGCTTTCTCATGATTTACGCACGCCGCTGACCGTGCTATTTGGTCAGGCGGAAATCCTGACCCTCGATCTGGCGAGCGAAGGATCACCGCATGCCCACCAGGCGAACGAAATCCGCCAGCACGTGCTCAACACCACGCGGCTGGTCAATAATCTGCTGGATATGGCGCGCATTCAGTCTGGTGGGTTTAATCTTAAGAAGGAGTGGCTGACGCTGGAAGAAGTGGTCGGCAGCGCACTGCAAATGCTGGAGCCGGGATTAACGCATCCGATCAATCTTTCACTGCCGGAGCCGCTAACGCTCATTCACGTAGACGGTCCGCTGTTTGAGCGTGTGCTGATCAATCTGCTGGAAAATGCGGTTAAATACGCTGGCGTACAGGCCACGATCGGCATCGATGCCCACATTGATGGGGATCACCTGACTCTGGATGTGTGGGATAACGGCACAGGCATCCCGCAGGGGCAAGAGCGCAGCATATTTGATAAGTTCGCCCGCGGAAATAAAGAGTCTGCGGTACCGGGCGTTGGGTTGGGTCTGGCGATTTGTCAGGCGATTGTCGAGGTGCACGGCGGTACCATCGCGGCGCAGAATCGACCGCAGGGCGGTGCCTGTTTCCGTGTTACACTGCCACAAGAATCTCCCCCTGAACTTGAAGATTTTCATGAGGATATGTGA
- the kdpE gene encoding two-component system response regulator KdpE produces the protein MTNVLIVEDEQAIRRFLRTALEGDGLRVYEADTLQRGLLEAATRKPDLIILDLGLPDGDGIDFIRDLRQWSVIPVIVLSARSEESDKIAALDAGADDYLSKPFGIGELQARLRVALRRHSASPSPDPVVCFSDVKVDLTARLVHRGEEEIHLTPIEFRLLAVMLNNAGKVLTQRQLLSQVWGPNAVEHSHYLRIYMGHLRQKLEQDPTRPRHFITETGIGYRFMP, from the coding sequence GTGACAAACGTTCTGATTGTTGAAGATGAGCAGGCCATTCGTCGTTTTCTGCGTACCGCGCTGGAAGGCGACGGACTGCGTGTCTATGAAGCCGATACGCTGCAGCGCGGTTTACTGGAAGCCGCGACGCGAAAACCCGACCTTATCATTCTCGATCTTGGTTTACCGGATGGCGACGGTATTGATTTTATTCGCGATCTGCGCCAGTGGAGCGTTATCCCCGTCATCGTGCTTTCTGCCCGCAGTGAAGAGAGCGACAAAATCGCCGCGCTGGATGCCGGTGCCGATGATTATCTGAGTAAGCCCTTTGGTATTGGCGAACTGCAGGCGCGTTTACGTGTCGCTTTACGTCGCCATTCCGCCAGCCCTTCTCCCGACCCGGTCGTCTGTTTTTCCGACGTGAAGGTGGATCTGACCGCAAGACTGGTACATCGCGGCGAAGAAGAGATCCACCTGACGCCGATTGAATTTCGCCTGCTGGCGGTGATGTTGAATAACGCGGGTAAAGTGTTAACCCAACGCCAGTTGTTGAGTCAGGTTTGGGGGCCGAATGCCGTCGAACATAGCCACTATCTGCGTATTTATATGGGGCATTTACGTCAGAAGCTGGAGCAGGACCCAACCCGCCCCCGCCACTTTATTACCGAGACGGGAATCGGTTATCGGTTTATGCCATGA
- the pgm gene encoding phosphoglucomutase (alpha-D-glucose-1,6-bisphosphate-dependent), whose translation MAIHKRAGQPAQQSDLINVAQLTAQYYVLKPEAGNAEHAVKFGTSGHRGSAGRHSFNELHILAIAQAIAEERAKNGITGPCYVGKDTHALSEPAFISVLEVLAANGVDVIVQENNGFTPTPAVSNAILVHNKKGGPLADGIVITPSHNPPEDGGIKYNPPNGGPADTNVTKVVEDRANALLADGLKGVKRISLDAAMASGHVKEQDLVQPFVEGLADIVDMAAIQKAGLTLGVDPLGGSGIEYWKRIAEHYKLNLTIVNDQVDQTFRFMHLDKDGAIRMDCSSECAMAGLLALRDKFDLAFANDPDYDRHGIVTPAGLMNPNHYLAVAINYLFQHRPQWGKDVAVGKTLVSSAMIDRVVNDLGRKLVEVPVGFKWFVDGLFDGSFGFGGEESAGASFLRFDGTPWSTDKDGIIMCLLAAEITAVTGKNPQEHYNELAARFGAPSYNRLQAAATSAQKAALSKLSPEMVSASMLAGDPITARLTAAPGNGASIGGLKVMTDNGWFAARPSGTEDAYKIYCESFLGEEHRKQIEKEAVEIVSEVLKNA comes from the coding sequence ATGGCAATCCACAAGCGTGCAGGTCAGCCTGCGCAACAGAGTGATTTAATTAATGTCGCCCAACTGACGGCGCAATACTATGTATTGAAACCGGAAGCAGGGAATGCGGAGCACGCGGTGAAGTTCGGAACTTCCGGGCATCGCGGCAGCGCCGGTCGTCATAGTTTTAATGAACTGCACATTCTGGCCATTGCCCAGGCGATTGCTGAAGAGCGTGCGAAAAACGGCATCACTGGCCCTTGCTATGTGGGTAAAGATACTCACGCACTGTCCGAGCCTGCCTTTATTTCCGTTCTGGAAGTACTGGCGGCGAACGGTGTCGATGTCATTGTTCAGGAAAACAACGGCTTTACGCCGACGCCTGCGGTTTCGAATGCGATCCTGGTCCATAACAAAAAAGGCGGTCCGCTGGCTGACGGCATCGTGATTACGCCGTCCCACAACCCGCCGGAAGATGGCGGTATTAAATACAATCCGCCCAATGGCGGCCCGGCGGATACCAACGTTACCAAAGTGGTTGAAGACAGGGCTAACGCGCTGCTCGCGGATGGTCTGAAAGGCGTAAAACGCATTTCACTGGATGCGGCAATGGCCTCCGGTCATGTGAAAGAGCAGGATCTGGTGCAGCCATTCGTTGAAGGGCTGGCGGATATCGTCGATATGGCGGCGATTCAAAAAGCGGGCCTGACGCTGGGCGTCGATCCGCTGGGCGGCTCCGGTATCGAATACTGGAAACGTATTGCCGAGCATTACAAACTCAATCTGACCATCGTGAACGATCAGGTTGATCAGACTTTCCGCTTTATGCACCTGGATAAAGACGGCGCGATCCGTATGGACTGCTCCTCCGAGTGTGCGATGGCGGGTCTGCTGGCGCTGCGTGATAAGTTCGATCTAGCGTTTGCCAACGATCCGGACTATGACCGTCACGGCATCGTCACGCCAGCAGGACTGATGAACCCGAACCATTACCTGGCGGTTGCCATCAACTACCTGTTCCAGCATCGTCCACAGTGGGGCAAAGATGTTGCAGTTGGTAAAACGCTGGTGTCTTCTGCAATGATCGACCGTGTGGTGAACGATTTAGGCCGTAAACTGGTGGAAGTGCCGGTAGGTTTCAAATGGTTTGTTGACGGTCTGTTCGACGGCAGCTTCGGTTTTGGTGGCGAAGAGAGTGCGGGGGCCTCTTTCCTGCGTTTTGACGGCACACCGTGGTCTACCGACAAAGACGGCATCATCATGTGTCTGCTGGCGGCGGAAATCACCGCGGTCACGGGTAAAAACCCGCAGGAACACTACAACGAACTGGCGGCTCGCTTTGGTGCGCCGAGCTATAACCGCTTGCAGGCGGCGGCGACGTCCGCTCAGAAAGCGGCATTGTCCAAACTGTCCCCGGAAATGGTCAGCGCCAGCATGCTTGCGGGCGATCCGATCACCGCGCGTCTGACGGCGGCACCTGGCAACGGCGCTTCCATTGGCGGTCTGAAAGTGATGACCGACAACGGCTGGTTTGCTGCGCGTCCGTCCGGTACGGAAGACGCTTACAAGATCTACTGTGAAAGTTTCCTCGGTGAAGAACATCGCAAACAGATCGAGAAAGAAGCCGTTGAAATTGTCAGTGAAGTGCTGAAAAACGCCTAA
- the seqA gene encoding replication initiation negative regulator SeqA, producing MKTIEVDDELYSYIASHTKHIGESASDILRRMLKFSAASQPVTPAAKEVRTAQPAIVEAKPVNPVKDKVRAMRELLLSDEYAEQKKAVNRFMLVLSTLYSLDHNAFAEATDSLHGRTRVYFAADEQTLLKNGNQTKPKHVPGTPYWVITNTNTGRKCSMIEHIMQSMQFPAELIEKVCGTI from the coding sequence ATGAAAACGATTGAAGTTGATGATGAACTCTATAGCTATATTGCCAGCCACACCAAGCATATCGGCGAGAGCGCATCCGACATTTTACGGCGTATGTTGAAATTTTCCGCCGCATCACAGCCTGTCACTCCGGCGGCGAAAGAGGTGCGCACAGCGCAACCCGCTATCGTTGAAGCGAAGCCGGTCAACCCCGTAAAAGATAAAGTGCGCGCCATGCGTGAACTTCTGCTCTCCGATGAATATGCGGAGCAGAAGAAAGCGGTAAATCGCTTTATGTTGGTACTGTCTACACTTTACTCACTGGATCACAACGCGTTTGCTGAGGCGACGGATTCGTTGCACGGTCGTACGCGCGTATATTTTGCGGCAGACGAGCAGACTCTGCTGAAAAATGGTAATCAAACCAAGCCGAAACACGTGCCAGGCACGCCGTATTGGGTGATCACCAACACCAACACCGGCCGTAAATGCAGCATGATTGAACACATCATGCAATCAATGCAATTCCCGGCGGAATTGATTGAAAAGGTTTGCGGAACAATCTAA
- the ybfF gene encoding esterase, translating into MKLNIRAQSAQKLHNNSPIVLVHGLFGSLDNLGILARDLVEDHDIIQVDMRNHGLSPRSAEMNYPAMAQDLLDTLDAANIEKATFIGHSMGGKAVMALTALAPDRIDQLVAIDIAPVDYHVRRHDEIFAAINAVTESDAQTRQQAAAVMRQHLQEEGVIQFLLKSYVDGEWRFNVPVLWEQYPHIVGWETIPAWDHPALFIPGGNSPYVTEAYRHDLLTQFPQARAHVIAGAGHWVHAEKPDAVLRAIRRYLADKAN; encoded by the coding sequence ATGAAATTGAACATCCGAGCGCAATCTGCACAAAAGCTGCACAATAATTCTCCCATCGTCCTTGTTCACGGCTTGTTTGGTAGCCTTGATAACCTCGGCATACTGGCGCGCGATCTTGTAGAGGATCACGACATCATCCAGGTTGATATGCGTAACCACGGTCTTTCTCCCCGCTCAGCGGAGATGAATTACCCGGCGATGGCGCAGGATCTGCTGGATACCCTGGACGCTGCGAATATCGAAAAAGCCACCTTCATTGGTCACTCAATGGGCGGAAAAGCCGTCATGGCGCTGACCGCACTGGCGCCGGATCGTATTGATCAACTGGTGGCGATTGATATTGCGCCGGTTGATTATCACGTGCGCCGCCACGATGAGATCTTTGCCGCGATCAACGCCGTGACCGAATCTGACGCGCAAACACGCCAGCAGGCGGCAGCCGTCATGCGCCAGCACCTCCAGGAAGAAGGCGTGATCCAGTTCCTGTTAAAGTCGTATGTCGATGGCGAGTGGCGCTTTAACGTGCCCGTATTGTGGGAGCAGTACCCGCATATCGTGGGGTGGGAAACCATTCCCGCCTGGGATCATCCGGCATTGTTTATCCCAGGCGGCAATTCCCCCTACGTCACCGAGGCCTATCGTCACGATTTACTGACCCAATTTCCTCAGGCCCGGGCGCATGTGATTGCGGGTGCTGGCCATTGGGTGCATGCAGAAAAACCGGATGCCGTGCTACGCGCGATACGCCGGTATCTGGCGGATAAGGCTAACTGA
- the ybfE gene encoding LexA regulated protein, producing MAKEQTDRTTLDLFAHERRPGRPKTNPLSRDEQLRINKRNQLKRDKVRGLKRVELKLNADAVDALNELAEARNMSRSELIEEMLTNQLISLRGQGSV from the coding sequence ATGGCCAAAGAACAAACGGACCGTACGACATTAGATCTGTTCGCGCACGAGCGTCGCCCGGGACGACCCAAAACCAATCCGCTTTCGCGTGATGAACAGCTACGCATTAACAAGCGTAATCAGCTTAAACGCGACAAGGTTCGTGGGCTTAAGCGTGTCGAACTGAAGCTGAATGCTGATGCCGTGGATGCGCTGAATGAACTGGCGGAAGCACGCAATATGAGCCGCAGTGAGCTCATTGAAGAGATGCTGACAAACCAGCTTATCTCGCTGCGTGGCCAGGGGTCTGTCTGA
- the fldA gene encoding flavodoxin FldA gives MAITGIFFGSDTGNTENIAKMIQKQLGKDVADVHDIAKSSKEDLEGYDILLLGIPTWYYGEAQCDWDDFFPTLEDIDFNGKLVALFGCGDQEDYAEYFCDALGTIRDIIEPRGATIVGHWPTAGYHFEASKGLADDDHFVGLAIDEDRQPELTAERVEKWVKQISAELHLDEIINA, from the coding sequence ATGGCAATCACTGGCATCTTTTTCGGCAGCGACACCGGTAATACCGAAAATATCGCAAAAATGATTCAAAAACAGCTTGGTAAAGACGTTGCCGATGTTCATGACATTGCGAAAAGCAGTAAAGAAGACCTGGAAGGGTATGACATTCTGCTGTTAGGTATTCCAACCTGGTACTACGGTGAAGCACAGTGCGACTGGGATGACTTCTTCCCTACCCTCGAAGACATTGATTTCAATGGTAAACTGGTGGCTCTGTTTGGCTGCGGCGATCAGGAAGACTACGCAGAATACTTCTGCGATGCGCTGGGCACCATCCGCGACATTATCGAACCGCGCGGCGCGACCATCGTAGGTCACTGGCCAACCGCTGGCTATCACTTCGAAGCTTCCAAAGGTCTTGCTGATGACGATCATTTTGTCGGTCTGGCTATCGACGAAGACCGTCAGCCGGAACTGACCGCTGAGCGCGTTGAAAAATGGGTTAAACAGATTTCTGCCGAACTGCATCTCGACGAAATCATCAACGCCTGA
- the fur gene encoding ferric iron uptake transcriptional regulator → MTDNNTALKKAGLKVTLPRLKILEVLQGPDNHHVSAEDLYKRLIDMGEEIGLATVYRVLNQFDDAGIVTRHNFEGGKSVFELTQQHHHDHLICLDCGKVIEFSDDSIEARQREIATKHGIRLTNHSLYLYGHCAEGDCREDEHAHDAK, encoded by the coding sequence ATGACTGACAACAATACCGCATTAAAGAAGGCTGGCCTGAAAGTAACGCTTCCTCGTTTAAAAATTCTGGAAGTTCTTCAGGGACCGGATAACCATCACGTCAGTGCGGAAGATTTGTATAAACGTCTGATCGACATGGGTGAAGAAATTGGTCTGGCGACCGTGTATCGCGTGCTGAACCAGTTCGATGACGCCGGTATCGTGACCCGCCACAATTTTGAAGGCGGTAAGTCCGTTTTTGAACTGACTCAACAGCATCATCATGATCATCTTATTTGCCTCGATTGTGGCAAAGTGATCGAGTTCAGCGATGATTCTATCGAAGCGCGCCAACGTGAAATTGCGACTAAGCATGGTATTCGTTTAACCAACCATAGCCTCTATCTTTACGGTCACTGCGCTGAAGGCGATTGCCGCGAAGACGAACACGCGCACGACGCAAAGTAA
- the chiQ gene encoding ChiQ/YbfN family lipoprotein, translated as MKKMLLIAIMASGLVACAQSPAPKEDSRLKEAYSACINTAQGSPEKIEACQSVLNVLKKEDQHKQFANEESVRVLDYQQCIQATRTGNGQAVQADCDKIWKEIRSKNTVQ; from the coding sequence ATGAAAAAAATGTTACTCATCGCCATTATGGCGTCAGGGCTGGTGGCCTGCGCGCAATCTCCCGCACCCAAGGAAGATAGCCGCCTTAAAGAGGCATACAGTGCGTGCATTAACACCGCGCAAGGTTCACCGGAAAAAATCGAAGCCTGCCAAAGCGTATTAAATGTGCTGAAAAAAGAAGACCAGCATAAGCAGTTTGCTAACGAAGAAAGCGTGCGGGTACTGGATTACCAGCAATGTATTCAGGCGACACGTACGGGCAATGGTCAGGCGGTACAAGCCGATTGCGATAAAATCTGGAAAGAAATTCGCAGTAAAAACACAGTACAGTAA
- the chiP gene encoding chitoporin ChiP, whose translation MRTFSGKRSTLALAIAGITAMSGWMVAPQASAAGFIDDSTLTGGIYYWQRERDRKDVTDEDKYKTNLSHATWNANLDFQSGYAADMFGLDIAAFTAIEMAESDDSGHPNEIAFSKKNKGYDEDYSGDKSGISLYKAAAKFKYGPTWARAGYIQPTGQTLLAPHWSFMPGTYQGAEAGANFDYGDAGALSFSYMWANEYKAPWHIEVDKFYQADKKTKVDYLHSVGAKYDFKNDLILEAAFGQSEGYVDQYFAKASYKFDLGGNPFTTSYQFYGARDKVDDRSVNDIYDGTAWLQALTFGYKVAEVVDLRLEGTWVKADGQQGYFLQRMTPTYASSNGRLDVWWDNRSDFNANGEKAVFFGAMYDLKNWNLPGMALGASYVYAWDAKPATWQSNPDAFYDKNKTIEESSYSLDAVYTMQEGRAKGTMFKLHFTEYDNHSNIPSWSGGYGNIFQDERDVKFMVIAPFTIF comes from the coding sequence ATGCGTACGTTTAGTGGCAAACGTAGTACGCTGGCGCTGGCTATTGCCGGTATCACAGCAATGTCGGGTTGGATGGTTGCGCCGCAGGCAAGCGCCGCGGGCTTTATCGACGATTCGACTTTAACAGGCGGTATTTATTACTGGCAGCGTGAGCGTGACCGTAAAGACGTCACGGATGAAGACAAATACAAAACCAACCTTTCACACGCGACCTGGAACGCCAACCTGGATTTCCAGTCGGGTTATGCAGCGGATATGTTCGGTCTGGATATTGCGGCGTTTACCGCAATTGAAATGGCGGAAAGTGACGACAGCGGACACCCTAACGAAATTGCATTCTCGAAAAAAAATAAAGGCTATGACGAAGATTACTCTGGCGATAAGAGTGGTATCAGCCTTTATAAAGCCGCTGCAAAATTTAAATATGGTCCGACCTGGGCACGTGCCGGTTATATTCAGCCAACCGGACAGACGCTGTTAGCGCCGCACTGGAGCTTTATGCCGGGTACCTATCAAGGGGCAGAAGCCGGAGCCAACTTTGACTATGGCGATGCGGGTGCGTTGAGCTTCTCCTATATGTGGGCCAACGAGTATAAAGCGCCGTGGCACATTGAAGTGGATAAATTCTACCAGGCTGATAAAAAGACCAAAGTCGATTACCTCCACTCCGTTGGCGCAAAATACGATTTCAAAAATGACCTTATTCTTGAGGCTGCCTTTGGTCAGTCTGAGGGCTATGTCGATCAGTACTTTGCCAAAGCCAGCTACAAATTCGATCTGGGTGGGAATCCGTTTACCACCAGTTACCAGTTCTACGGCGCACGCGATAAAGTTGATGACCGCAGTGTGAACGATATCTACGACGGCACTGCATGGTTGCAGGCACTGACTTTCGGTTACAAAGTGGCGGAAGTGGTCGATCTGCGTCTGGAAGGAACCTGGGTTAAAGCGGACGGGCAGCAGGGTTACTTCTTGCAGCGTATGACGCCGACCTACGCCTCCTCAAACGGTCGTCTGGATGTCTGGTGGGATAACCGTTCCGACTTTAACGCCAACGGCGAAAAAGCGGTCTTCTTCGGCGCGATGTATGACCTGAAGAACTGGAATCTGCCAGGTATGGCGCTGGGAGCATCGTACGTCTATGCCTGGGATGCAAAACCGGCTACCTGGCAGAGCAACCCGGATGCGTTCTACGACAAAAACAAAACCATCGAAGAATCCTCCTACAGTCTTGATGCGGTTTATACCATGCAAGAAGGACGTGCCAAAGGCACCATGTTTAAACTGCACTTCACCGAGTATGACAACCACTCCAACATCCCAAGCTGGAGCGGCGGTTATGGCAACATCTTCCAGGATGAGCGTGACGTGAAGTTCATGGTTATCGCCCCATTCACTATTTTCTGA